Genomic DNA from Caldalkalibacillus thermarum:
AGCTTGAACCATTTGCAAAAAATAACGGTGAAAGCGGCTGTCATCCGTCAATTCGGGATGGAAAGAAGCCGCCAGCAGATGGTTTTGACGGGCAGCCACAATTTGATCCTTGTGGCGGGCTAAGACTTCAACCCCTTCTCCAACCTTTACAATCAGCGGTGCGCGGATGAAGACAGCCCGAAAGCCATCCCCTACCCCGTTAATGTGAAGGTCCGTTTCAAAGCTGTCCCGCTGGCGCCCAAAGGCATTGCGTTGGACACGGATATCCATCAGTGGCAAGTGGGGATCTTCTCCCCCCTCAATGGTTTTGGCCAACACAATCAGACCGGCGCATGTCCCAAATAAAGGGAAACCGTTTTGTCCCTTTTCCAGCAAGGGATCGCGGAAGCCATAGCGACGGATCAATTTGCCAATGGTGGTGCTTTCGCCCCCGGGAATGATTAACCCGGAGAGGTC
This window encodes:
- the pdxT gene encoding pyridoxal 5'-phosphate synthase glutaminase subunit PdxT; protein product: MKVGVLALQGAVREHLNMIEKCGAEPVAVKKVEQLDDLSGLIIPGGESTTIGKLIRRYGFRDPLLEKGQNGFPLFGTCAGLIVLAKTIEGGEDPHLPLMDIRVQRNAFGRQRDSFETDLHINGVGDGFRAVFIRAPLIVKVGEGVEVLARHKDQIVAARQNHLLAASFHPELTDDSRFHRYFLQMVQAYQHKHPVETK